Proteins encoded by one window of Ictidomys tridecemlineatus isolate mIctTri1 chromosome 7, mIctTri1.hap1, whole genome shotgun sequence:
- the Tmem237 gene encoding transmembrane protein 237 isoform X2 translates to MGKKQVRPPRALPPAPSAVQDDVSQSRPKRKKSRTKATLASASLEGFDETVVHRSSEGIEPPTNELKEHPEAPVQKRQRKTRLPLELETSFTQKKTSNPSLLRNENGIDAEPTEEAVIPKPRRKTKKTQKAQLQYANELGVEDEDIITDEQTTPEQQSRFTAPTGISQPVGKVFVEKSRRFQAADRSELIKTTENIDVSMDMKPSWTTRDVALSVHRAFRMIGLFSHGFLAGCAVWNIVVIYVLAGDQLSDLSNLLQHYKTLAYPFQSLLYLLLALSTVSAFDRIDFAKTSVAIRNFFALDPTALASFLYLTALILSLSQQMTSDRIHLYTPSSVNGSLWAAGIEEQILQPWIVVNLVVALLVGLSWLFLSYRPGMDLSEELMFFSDVDEYPDTEIKASS, encoded by the exons ATGGGGAAGAAGCAGGTG CGTCCTCCACGAGCACTTCCACCTGCACCAAG TGCTGTTCAAG ATGATGTTTCACAAAGTCGTCCTAAAAGAAAGAAGTCCAGAACCAAAGCTACACTAG CTAGTGCTTCTTTGGAAGGTTTTGATGAGACTGTTGTTCATAGATCATCTGAGGGCATTGAGCCACCAACTAATGAACTCAAAGAGCATCCAGAGGCTCCTGTTCaaaagagacagaggaagacGAGGCTACCTCTTG agctgGAGACTTCTTTCACTCAGAAGAAGACATCTAATCCATCTTTATTACGAAATGAAAATGGTATTGATGCAGAGCCAACAGAGGAGGCTGTTATTCCAAAACCACGAAGGAAGACAAA GAAAACCCAGAAAGCACAGTTACAGTATGCCAATGAACTAGGAGTAGAAGATGAAGACATAATCACTGATGAGCAAACAACTCCAGAACAGCAGTCCAGATTCACTGCACCCACTGGCATTAGCCAGCCTGTAGGCAAAGTATTTGTGGAAAAAAGCC GGCGATTCCAGGCTGCTGATCGTTCAGAATTGATCAAGACCACAGAAAACATAGATGTGTCAATGGACATGAAGCCTTCCTGGACCACCAGAGATGTGGCACTTTCAGTACACCGAGCTTTTAG GATGATTGGTCTGTTTTCTCATGGCTTCTTGGCTGGCTGTGCTGTATGGAATATTGTTGTGATATATGTTCTAGCTGGAGATCAGCTGTCTGACCTCTCCAACCTTTTGCAACACTATAAGACCTTAGCGTATCCATTCCAGAGTCTCCTTTACTTACTTTTGGCTTTAAGTACAGTTTCAGCTTTTGACAG aatTGACTTTGCTAAAACATCAGTAGCAATCCGAAATTTTTTTGCCCTGGATCCAACAGCTTTAGCGTCTTTCT TGTACTTGACTGCTCTTATACTATCTCTGAGTCAGCAAATGACAAGTGACAGAATCCACCTTTATACGCCTTCTTCTGTTAATGGTAGCCTCTG GGCAGCAGGAATTGAGGAACAGATTCTCCAGCCATGGATTGTGGTGAATCTGGTGGTGGCTCTTCTTGTTGGATTATCTTGGCTTTTTTTGTCTTACAGGCCAGGCATGGATCTTAGTGAAG AGTTAATGTTCTTCTCTGATGTGGACGAATATcctgatacagaaatcaaagcCTCTTCATAA
- the Tmem237 gene encoding transmembrane protein 237 isoform X3: MRTDAGPPLEEGYPRPPRALPPAPSAVQDDVSQSRPKRKKSRTKATLELETSFTQKKTSNPSLLRNENGIDAEPTEEAVIPKPRRKTKKTQKAQLQYANELGVEDEDIITDEQTTPEQQSRFTAPTGISQPVGKVFVEKSRRFQAADRSELIKTTENIDVSMDMKPSWTTRDVALSVHRAFRMIGLFSHGFLAGCAVWNIVVIYVLAGDQLSDLSNLLQHYKTLAYPFQSLLYLLLALSTVSAFDRIDFAKTSVAIRNFFALDPTALASFLYLTALILSLSQQMTSDRIHLYTPSSVNGSLWAAGIEEQILQPWIVVNLVVALLVGLSWLFLSYRPGMDLSEELMFFSDVDEYPDTEIKASS, encoded by the exons ATGAGGACCGACGCCGGGCCTCCTCTGGAGGAGGGCTACCCG CGTCCTCCACGAGCACTTCCACCTGCACCAAG TGCTGTTCAAG ATGATGTTTCACAAAGTCGTCCTAAAAGAAAGAAGTCCAGAACCAAAGCTACACTAG agctgGAGACTTCTTTCACTCAGAAGAAGACATCTAATCCATCTTTATTACGAAATGAAAATGGTATTGATGCAGAGCCAACAGAGGAGGCTGTTATTCCAAAACCACGAAGGAAGACAAA GAAAACCCAGAAAGCACAGTTACAGTATGCCAATGAACTAGGAGTAGAAGATGAAGACATAATCACTGATGAGCAAACAACTCCAGAACAGCAGTCCAGATTCACTGCACCCACTGGCATTAGCCAGCCTGTAGGCAAAGTATTTGTGGAAAAAAGCC GGCGATTCCAGGCTGCTGATCGTTCAGAATTGATCAAGACCACAGAAAACATAGATGTGTCAATGGACATGAAGCCTTCCTGGACCACCAGAGATGTGGCACTTTCAGTACACCGAGCTTTTAG GATGATTGGTCTGTTTTCTCATGGCTTCTTGGCTGGCTGTGCTGTATGGAATATTGTTGTGATATATGTTCTAGCTGGAGATCAGCTGTCTGACCTCTCCAACCTTTTGCAACACTATAAGACCTTAGCGTATCCATTCCAGAGTCTCCTTTACTTACTTTTGGCTTTAAGTACAGTTTCAGCTTTTGACAG aatTGACTTTGCTAAAACATCAGTAGCAATCCGAAATTTTTTTGCCCTGGATCCAACAGCTTTAGCGTCTTTCT TGTACTTGACTGCTCTTATACTATCTCTGAGTCAGCAAATGACAAGTGACAGAATCCACCTTTATACGCCTTCTTCTGTTAATGGTAGCCTCTG GGCAGCAGGAATTGAGGAACAGATTCTCCAGCCATGGATTGTGGTGAATCTGGTGGTGGCTCTTCTTGTTGGATTATCTTGGCTTTTTTTGTCTTACAGGCCAGGCATGGATCTTAGTGAAG AGTTAATGTTCTTCTCTGATGTGGACGAATATcctgatacagaaatcaaagcCTCTTCATAA
- the Tmem237 gene encoding transmembrane protein 237 isoform X1, which yields MRTDAGPPLEEGYPRPPRALPPAPSAVQDDVSQSRPKRKKSRTKATLASASLEGFDETVVHRSSEGIEPPTNELKEHPEAPVQKRQRKTRLPLELETSFTQKKTSNPSLLRNENGIDAEPTEEAVIPKPRRKTKKTQKAQLQYANELGVEDEDIITDEQTTPEQQSRFTAPTGISQPVGKVFVEKSRRFQAADRSELIKTTENIDVSMDMKPSWTTRDVALSVHRAFRMIGLFSHGFLAGCAVWNIVVIYVLAGDQLSDLSNLLQHYKTLAYPFQSLLYLLLALSTVSAFDRIDFAKTSVAIRNFFALDPTALASFLYLTALILSLSQQMTSDRIHLYTPSSVNGSLWAAGIEEQILQPWIVVNLVVALLVGLSWLFLSYRPGMDLSEELMFFSDVDEYPDTEIKASS from the exons ATGAGGACCGACGCCGGGCCTCCTCTGGAGGAGGGCTACCCG CGTCCTCCACGAGCACTTCCACCTGCACCAAG TGCTGTTCAAG ATGATGTTTCACAAAGTCGTCCTAAAAGAAAGAAGTCCAGAACCAAAGCTACACTAG CTAGTGCTTCTTTGGAAGGTTTTGATGAGACTGTTGTTCATAGATCATCTGAGGGCATTGAGCCACCAACTAATGAACTCAAAGAGCATCCAGAGGCTCCTGTTCaaaagagacagaggaagacGAGGCTACCTCTTG agctgGAGACTTCTTTCACTCAGAAGAAGACATCTAATCCATCTTTATTACGAAATGAAAATGGTATTGATGCAGAGCCAACAGAGGAGGCTGTTATTCCAAAACCACGAAGGAAGACAAA GAAAACCCAGAAAGCACAGTTACAGTATGCCAATGAACTAGGAGTAGAAGATGAAGACATAATCACTGATGAGCAAACAACTCCAGAACAGCAGTCCAGATTCACTGCACCCACTGGCATTAGCCAGCCTGTAGGCAAAGTATTTGTGGAAAAAAGCC GGCGATTCCAGGCTGCTGATCGTTCAGAATTGATCAAGACCACAGAAAACATAGATGTGTCAATGGACATGAAGCCTTCCTGGACCACCAGAGATGTGGCACTTTCAGTACACCGAGCTTTTAG GATGATTGGTCTGTTTTCTCATGGCTTCTTGGCTGGCTGTGCTGTATGGAATATTGTTGTGATATATGTTCTAGCTGGAGATCAGCTGTCTGACCTCTCCAACCTTTTGCAACACTATAAGACCTTAGCGTATCCATTCCAGAGTCTCCTTTACTTACTTTTGGCTTTAAGTACAGTTTCAGCTTTTGACAG aatTGACTTTGCTAAAACATCAGTAGCAATCCGAAATTTTTTTGCCCTGGATCCAACAGCTTTAGCGTCTTTCT TGTACTTGACTGCTCTTATACTATCTCTGAGTCAGCAAATGACAAGTGACAGAATCCACCTTTATACGCCTTCTTCTGTTAATGGTAGCCTCTG GGCAGCAGGAATTGAGGAACAGATTCTCCAGCCATGGATTGTGGTGAATCTGGTGGTGGCTCTTCTTGTTGGATTATCTTGGCTTTTTTTGTCTTACAGGCCAGGCATGGATCTTAGTGAAG AGTTAATGTTCTTCTCTGATGTGGACGAATATcctgatacagaaatcaaagcCTCTTCATAA